The Asticcacaulis excentricus CB 48 genome includes a window with the following:
- a CDS encoding aminotransferase class III-fold pyridoxal phosphate-dependent enzyme — MTQASLTPDLTFPKPGSGALLDELSQYVIAEPYPFVVDLEASRGLELATVDGDRITDWCGLYGSRLIGYNHPRLYEPDYVRRLVVAANTKMANPDFLTRECLDYYRLLHALRPKCMRGERVEVYAVNSGAEAVENMMKYLINLHHKKMQAQGKSVLNHRFIYFEQAFHGRTVYALNITKLSNDPIATRDYQGLIQGNLQVPFPEYDSRRREADNQREVDKCLATLDYLMSTYRDEIAGVILEPLQGAGGHRLALPRFYQELSRLCHHHGIAWGLDEVQTSGGQTGEVFSIDLFDVPHPPQAVATAKKFGNGVVYMLNSMEDIGVLDSTWGGTLSDMVRFCEEWQIVEDEGLLQSVESKGARLFGGLNTLVEKYPDTIGNVRGLGLYQGFSLLYAPNKGRLIDMALEQEKLLLLGAGTDSIRFRPPLDVTEAEIDELIRKLGRLLGQL, encoded by the coding sequence ATGACCCAGGCCTCGCTCACTCCCGACCTCACCTTCCCAAAACCCGGCAGCGGCGCACTTCTCGACGAACTTTCCCAGTACGTCATCGCCGAGCCCTATCCGTTCGTCGTCGATCTGGAAGCGTCGCGCGGTCTTGAGCTGGCAACCGTAGATGGTGACCGCATCACCGACTGGTGCGGTCTCTATGGGTCGCGCCTGATCGGCTATAACCACCCGCGCCTCTATGAGCCCGACTACGTGCGCCGGCTAGTGGTGGCGGCCAATACCAAGATGGCTAATCCGGACTTCCTGACGCGCGAATGTCTCGACTATTACCGCCTGCTGCACGCGCTGCGCCCCAAGTGCATGAGGGGGGAGCGCGTCGAAGTCTATGCGGTCAATTCCGGCGCCGAAGCGGTTGAGAATATGATGAAATATCTTATCAATCTCCACCACAAAAAGATGCAGGCGCAGGGCAAGTCGGTCCTCAACCACCGCTTCATCTATTTTGAACAGGCCTTCCACGGTCGCACCGTCTATGCGCTCAATATCACCAAGCTGTCGAACGACCCCATCGCCACGCGCGACTATCAGGGCTTGATTCAGGGCAATCTTCAGGTTCCCTTCCCCGAATATGACAGCCGTCGCCGTGAAGCCGACAACCAGCGCGAAGTCGATAAGTGCCTGGCGACGCTCGACTATTTGATGTCCACCTATCGCGATGAAATCGCCGGCGTCATTCTTGAGCCGCTTCAGGGGGCGGGCGGCCATCGTCTGGCCCTACCGCGCTTCTATCAGGAGCTCTCGCGCCTGTGCCACCACCACGGCATTGCCTGGGGGCTGGATGAGGTCCAAACCTCCGGCGGACAGACGGGTGAGGTCTTTTCCATCGACCTGTTTGACGTCCCCCACCCGCCGCAGGCCGTGGCCACGGCCAAAAAGTTCGGCAATGGCGTCGTCTACATGCTCAATTCGATGGAAGATATTGGCGTCCTTGACTCGACCTGGGGCGGCACCTTGTCCGATATGGTGCGCTTTTGCGAAGAATGGCAGATCGTCGAGGACGAAGGCCTGCTGCAAAGCGTCGAAAGCAAAGGCGCGCGCCTCTTTGGCGGGCTGAACACACTCGTTGAAAAATATCCCGACACGATAGGCAATGTGCGTGGACTTGGCCTCTATCAGGGGTTCAGCCTACTCTACGCACCGAACAAGGGGCGTCTGATCGACATGGCACTGGAACAGGAGAAGCTGTTGCTGCTTGGGGCGGGCACCGACTCGATCCGCTTCCGCCCGCCGCTGGACGTAACGGAAGCCGAGATCGACGAGCTGATCCGCAAACTGGGTAGATTGTTGGGGCAATTATGA
- a CDS encoding tetratricopeptide repeat protein, with protein sequence MSDIFEEAEEGLRQDRWAAIAKKSAPFVGGALAVALIGALGFWGYTSWDASRVSKASEAYVAAQEALTKNDKAAAKADFQKVVDAGAPGYKALALSQLAGLAVEDNKTDEAVKLLEEASKTSSDPLIADLATLKATFLIMDKASFEDVEKRLTPLTKEGRPYAPLAKEALAMAKIQKGDIQGARGDLQALAFSLDASDPLKQRAQMAVALIDSGGAEVARQAIKLPEVKAQPQMAAPLSLPQQ encoded by the coding sequence GTGAGCGATATTTTCGAGGAAGCCGAAGAAGGTCTGCGTCAGGACCGTTGGGCCGCCATCGCAAAAAAGAGCGCCCCTTTCGTAGGAGGTGCACTGGCTGTTGCGCTGATCGGGGCGCTGGGCTTCTGGGGCTATACGTCGTGGGACGCTTCACGCGTGAGCAAGGCGTCTGAGGCCTATGTGGCCGCTCAGGAAGCCCTGACCAAGAATGATAAGGCGGCGGCAAAGGCCGATTTCCAGAAGGTCGTGGACGCGGGTGCGCCGGGCTATAAGGCACTGGCCTTGTCGCAACTGGCCGGGCTGGCCGTCGAGGACAACAAGACCGATGAAGCCGTTAAGCTTCTGGAAGAGGCGTCGAAGACCTCTTCTGATCCGCTGATTGCCGATCTGGCCACGCTAAAGGCCACCTTCCTCATCATGGACAAGGCGTCGTTCGAGGACGTCGAGAAGCGCCTGACGCCGCTGACCAAGGAAGGCCGTCCCTACGCGCCTCTGGCCAAGGAAGCGCTGGCGATGGCCAAGATCCAGAAGGGCGACATTCAGGGGGCGCGCGGCGACCTTCAGGCGCTGGCCTTCTCGCTGGATGCCTCTGATCCGCTCAAGCAACGCGCCCAGATGGCGGTGGCCCTGATCGACTCCGGCGGGGCCGAAGTGGCGCGTCAGGCGATCAAGCTGCCAGAAGTGAAGGCGCAGCCGCAGATGGCCGCGCCGCTCAGCCTGCCGCAACAGTAA
- a CDS encoding DUF6249 domain-containing protein — MHGFEAALLIPIISILMPIFIVGIVMYFRAKDRAEVQKTIRMAIEKGQPLPPEYLDSLQKSGASIGKMKTPVNDIRSGLILMAVALGLVVMDYVGNDYTFETLSGIAAIPGFIGVALLIMGIVGLNNQKKS, encoded by the coding sequence ATGCACGGTTTCGAAGCGGCACTTCTCATCCCCATCATCTCTATCCTGATGCCTATTTTTATCGTCGGCATCGTGATGTACTTCCGCGCCAAGGACCGGGCCGAGGTGCAGAAGACCATCCGTATGGCCATTGAAAAGGGTCAGCCCCTGCCGCCGGAATATCTGGACAGCCTGCAAAAGTCCGGCGCGTCGATTGGCAAGATGAAAACGCCGGTCAACGACATTCGCTCCGGTCTGATCCTGATGGCCGTGGCCCTGGGTCTGGTGGTCATGGACTATGTCGGCAATGACTACACGTTTGAGACCTTGTCCGGCATTGCGGCCATTCCGGGCTTTATCGGCGTCGCCCTGCTGATCATGGGCATTGTCGGTCTGAACAATCAGAAGAAGTCCTGA
- a CDS encoding response regulator yields MSKNNILVVEDDDELRQQMALYLEDNGYSVIRAPDAQALDQILAEQNVDVIVLDLGLPGEGGLSVCRRLDARLRPGILVVSAAGEETDRIIGLELGADDYLPKPFSPRELLARIKAMIRRHSALRQGSSRDDGIYRFAGFTYEAGKRRLLSPSGVVIALTMGECHLLSALLVSADGTVSRERLQVADDGMGRATDIVVSRLRKKFENHGASGIILTSRGKGYRLGCQVTIP; encoded by the coding sequence ATGAGTAAAAATAATATATTAGTTGTTGAAGACGATGATGAGTTACGCCAGCAAATGGCTCTCTATCTCGAAGATAATGGGTATAGCGTTATTCGGGCCCCCGACGCTCAAGCGCTTGATCAGATCCTCGCGGAGCAAAATGTGGACGTCATCGTACTCGACCTCGGCCTACCCGGCGAAGGCGGACTTTCGGTCTGCAGGCGTTTAGATGCCCGATTAAGACCCGGCATCCTCGTTGTGAGTGCCGCGGGTGAGGAAACAGATCGCATTATTGGACTTGAACTCGGGGCAGATGACTACCTTCCTAAGCCCTTTAGCCCCCGCGAATTGCTGGCACGGATCAAAGCGATGATCCGGCGGCATAGCGCCCTTAGGCAAGGATCTTCACGAGATGACGGCATCTATCGTTTCGCTGGGTTCACTTATGAAGCGGGGAAAAGGCGGCTGCTAAGCCCCTCCGGCGTGGTTATTGCCCTTACCATGGGAGAATGTCATCTACTGAGCGCACTTCTTGTCTCTGCAGACGGAACCGTGTCTCGTGAACGGCTGCAGGTGGCTGACGACGGAATGGGACGTGCGACAGATATCGTGGTCAGCCGATTACGCAAGAAGTTCGAAAACCACGGCGCTAGCGGGATTATCTTGACCAGTCGCGGAAAGGGCTACCGGCTCGGGTGTCAGGTTACGATCCCATGA
- a CDS encoding SDR family NAD(P)-dependent oxidoreductase, translated as MTDTLFQGRIALITGASRGIGRATALGLARSGAHVIACARTTGALEDLDDQIFAETGRHATLIPFDLADGAALERIGGAIYERFKKLDIFVHAAATLGSLTPVSHYEPKDFNRVITLNLNATYRLIRQLEPVMKLSDAARAIFVSSGAASNARAFWGAYAASKAGMEALVRTWADEMEVTSIRCALVNPGAMRTRMRAEAFPGEDPETLPRPEEIIPLMVELASADRVPALETIHFREWAHSKDA; from the coding sequence ATGACGGATACCCTTTTTCAGGGGCGTATCGCCCTGATCACCGGCGCGTCGCGCGGCATAGGCCGGGCGACCGCGCTGGGCCTGGCGCGATCCGGCGCGCACGTTATCGCCTGTGCCCGCACAACAGGCGCGCTCGAAGATCTGGATGATCAAATCTTTGCCGAAACCGGTCGTCACGCCACCCTGATTCCCTTCGATCTCGCCGACGGGGCGGCACTAGAGCGCATTGGCGGGGCTATCTATGAGCGGTTCAAGAAGCTTGACATCTTCGTCCATGCGGCGGCGACGTTAGGGTCGCTCACCCCCGTTTCCCATTATGAGCCCAAGGACTTCAATCGCGTTATCACTCTGAATCTCAACGCCACCTACCGCTTGATCCGTCAGCTTGAGCCGGTGATGAAGCTGTCGGATGCAGCGCGCGCCATCTTCGTTTCGTCGGGGGCCGCCTCAAACGCTCGCGCCTTCTGGGGAGCCTATGCCGCCTCGAAAGCCGGGATGGAGGCGCTGGTGCGCACCTGGGCCGACGAAATGGAAGTAACCTCTATCCGCTGCGCACTTGTCAATCCGGGGGCTATGCGCACGCGGATGCGCGCCGAGGCGTTTCCAGGTGAAGACCCTGAAACCCTGCCGCGGCCCGAAGAGATCATCCCGCTGATGGTCGAACTGGCGAGCGCCGATCGCGTGCCGGCGCTGGAGACGATCCACTTCCGGGAATGGGCTCATTCCAAAGACGCATAA
- a CDS encoding PQQ-binding-like beta-propeller repeat protein, which translates to MTAKTSHHTGRILTATAMALVLGAGLSGCSTIQNLNPLKKEEPKEVATQGERISIVAFEQKVQPSDRLAGQDFYLPSPQPVADWPFASGPTTTVEHAAAAEQFKIAWSKSVGAGSSRTAQVVASPVSDGKLIYAMDGEARIRAFDVNSGNEVWTRNLNPDIRRDKDAFGGGLAVSAGKLFVTSGFRLAAALDAASGEVLWTKTFDSPLRAAPAVNGNVVVFSDVDNQMIALNKETGEPAWTYQALVEPARILRTTSPAIYENLFIAPFSSGELVGIDANSGQQVWNQTLAQSTRTNALSEIRDISGRPLVANNLVYAASHSGVFSALDAKSGQRRWSVSADSTNAPWVAGDAVYLSTLQSELMAANAASGQVYWLVDLNQGRAKTKKSFFGMGGEKKVKNLPVWTGPILASNRLIMVNSEGEMVAFDPKTGTRKETLKLGDAAYLAPIVVGDKLFVLTDKAQLIAVQ; encoded by the coding sequence ATGACGGCAAAGACTTCCCACCATACCGGTCGTATCCTGACCGCCACGGCTATGGCGCTGGTGCTGGGCGCGGGGCTTTCGGGCTGCTCGACCATCCAAAACCTCAATCCGCTCAAAAAAGAAGAGCCGAAAGAGGTCGCCACGCAGGGCGAGCGCATCTCTATCGTCGCTTTTGAACAGAAGGTGCAGCCGTCCGACCGTCTGGCGGGGCAGGACTTCTACCTGCCGTCGCCGCAACCGGTCGCCGACTGGCCCTTCGCCAGCGGCCCGACAACGACGGTCGAGCACGCCGCCGCAGCTGAGCAGTTCAAAATTGCCTGGTCGAAATCCGTCGGGGCGGGTTCGTCACGTACTGCTCAGGTCGTCGCCTCGCCAGTATCGGATGGCAAGCTGATCTACGCCATGGACGGCGAAGCGCGTATCCGCGCGTTTGACGTGAATTCGGGCAACGAAGTGTGGACGCGTAACCTCAATCCGGACATCCGCCGCGACAAGGATGCCTTTGGCGGTGGTCTGGCCGTTTCGGCTGGCAAACTATTTGTGACCTCCGGCTTCCGTCTGGCCGCCGCGCTTGATGCCGCCTCGGGTGAGGTGTTGTGGACCAAAACCTTCGACAGCCCGCTGCGCGCCGCGCCGGCCGTCAACGGCAATGTGGTGGTCTTCAGTGACGTCGATAACCAGATGATCGCGCTGAACAAGGAAACGGGGGAACCCGCTTGGACCTATCAGGCACTGGTCGAACCGGCACGCATCCTGCGTACAACCTCTCCGGCGATCTATGAGAACCTGTTTATCGCGCCGTTTTCGTCGGGCGAACTGGTCGGTATTGATGCCAATAGCGGTCAGCAGGTGTGGAACCAGACTCTGGCCCAATCAACGCGCACCAACGCCCTGTCGGAAATTCGCGACATTTCCGGTCGCCCACTGGTCGCCAACAATCTCGTCTATGCTGCCAGCCATTCGGGCGTCTTCTCGGCGCTGGATGCCAAGTCGGGTCAGCGTCGCTGGTCAGTCAGCGCCGACTCCACCAATGCTCCATGGGTGGCCGGCGATGCCGTCTATCTGTCGACGCTTCAAAGTGAGCTGATGGCCGCCAATGCCGCTTCGGGTCAGGTCTACTGGCTAGTCGATCTCAATCAGGGTCGCGCCAAGACCAAGAAAAGCTTCTTCGGAATGGGCGGTGAAAAGAAGGTCAAGAACCTGCCGGTGTGGACTGGCCCGATTCTGGCCTCCAACCGCCTGATTATGGTCAATTCCGAAGGCGAGATGGTCGCTTTCGACCCCAAGACCGGGACGCGCAAGGAGACGCTGAAACTGGGTGATGCGGCCTATCTGGCTCCAATCGTGGTGGGGGACAAGCTGTTTGTCCTGACCGACAAGGCGCAGCTGATCGCCGTTCAGTAA
- a CDS encoding RNA polymerase sigma factor, translating into MSAPSTAAGYRHLSDHDLIAQAVLGVSDAFGELVRRHSAALRTHLRRMGAQGADADDMAQEAFITAYERLTEYRADGPFLNWLKMIAARRYLRKVKATQKYLLVDDVAPYESAPDLHQAGQNEGAARDLDGALSRLKPAERLCVTLNISGGLSHQDVSNETGLPLGTVKSHIKRGLTQLRAMMDMAEAVPAVIER; encoded by the coding sequence ATGTCCGCCCCTTCCACCGCTGCCGGTTACCGACATCTGAGCGATCATGACCTGATCGCTCAGGCGGTGCTGGGCGTGTCCGACGCGTTCGGTGAGCTGGTACGACGCCACTCGGCGGCCCTGCGCACGCACCTGCGGCGCATGGGGGCGCAAGGCGCCGATGCCGACGACATGGCGCAGGAGGCCTTTATCACGGCCTATGAGCGACTGACAGAGTACAGGGCCGATGGTCCGTTTCTCAACTGGCTCAAAATGATCGCCGCCCGCCGCTATCTACGCAAGGTTAAGGCAACACAGAAATACCTGCTGGTCGATGATGTAGCCCCTTATGAGTCCGCGCCGGACCTGCATCAGGCCGGCCAGAACGAGGGCGCGGCGCGTGATCTGGACGGGGCCTTGTCGCGGCTGAAACCGGCGGAGCGCCTGTGCGTCACGCTGAATATTTCCGGCGGGCTCAGCCATCAGGACGTGTCTAACGAGACAGGCCTGCCGCTGGGGACGGTTAAGAGCCATATAAAGCGCGGACTGACGCAACTGAGGGCGATGATGGACATGGCTGAGGCCGTGCCCGCTGTTATCGAGAGGTGA
- a CDS encoding AAA-associated domain-containing protein → MPENHACLSVSRYPKELSGGMRQRVGLARALVVDPDILLMDEPFSALEVLTAETLRTDLLDLWFEGCTPLKSILIVTHNIEEAVRKCDRILVFSSNPGRAVAGITVDLPQPRDRLDPAFRAVIEDIYRRMTTRTPKAPVQEGLFAGMGMAMVLPRVSTAILAGLTEALAGSAYAGKADLPALAAELQYEADELFPIAEVLQLLRFAELEGGDLLLLPAAQAFVEADVDGRKHLFRQQLLTHVPLATYIRHALETGGEAALSAQRVRDQLETLMSETFAQQTLRSVVQWGRYAEAFDYDEKVDRFSLEDVV, encoded by the coding sequence TTGCCCGAAAACCACGCATGCTTGTCGGTGTCGCGCTACCCGAAGGAGCTGTCGGGCGGGATGCGTCAGCGCGTCGGTCTGGCGCGAGCTCTGGTCGTCGATCCGGATATCCTGCTGATGGATGAGCCCTTTTCGGCGCTGGAGGTCCTGACGGCAGAAACCCTGCGCACCGATCTGCTCGACCTGTGGTTCGAAGGGTGCACGCCGCTCAAGTCGATCCTGATTGTGACGCACAATATCGAAGAAGCTGTGCGGAAGTGTGACCGCATCCTTGTCTTTTCGTCCAATCCGGGGCGGGCGGTAGCCGGAATCACCGTCGATCTGCCGCAGCCGCGCGACCGTCTGGACCCGGCCTTTCGTGCGGTGATCGAAGACATCTACCGCCGCATGACCACACGCACGCCCAAGGCTCCGGTGCAGGAAGGCCTGTTTGCGGGCATGGGCATGGCCATGGTCCTGCCGCGCGTTTCGACCGCAATTCTGGCCGGTTTGACGGAGGCGCTGGCCGGGTCGGCCTATGCCGGCAAGGCGGACCTGCCGGCCCTGGCGGCTGAGCTTCAGTACGAGGCTGATGAACTCTTCCCTATCGCCGAAGTGCTGCAACTGCTGCGCTTTGCCGAACTAGAAGGCGGCGACCTTTTACTGCTGCCTGCCGCTCAGGCCTTTGTCGAGGCCGATGTTGACGGCCGCAAACACCTGTTCCGCCAGCAGCTTTTGACCCATGTGCCGCTGGCCACCTATATCCGCCATGCATTGGAAACCGGCGGCGAGGCGGCGTTGAGTGCGCAGCGCGTACGCGACCAATTGGAAACCCTCATGTCCGAAACCTTCGCGCAGCAAACCCTGCGTTCGGTCGTGCAGTGGGGCCGCTATGCGGAAGCCTTCGACTATGACGAAAAGGTCGATCGTTTCAGCCTTGAGGACGTAGTGTAA
- the panB gene encoding 3-methyl-2-oxobutanoate hydroxymethyltransferase, with protein sequence MSSHTPSPVKRLTAPEIYARKGGTPLVSLTAYDAPMAEILDDHCDILLVGDSVGMVVHGLPNTIGVTMEMMILHGQAVMRGARRAFVVVDMPFGSYEGEPEVAFANAARLLKETGAQAVKVESGPTVARTIAYLTQRGIPVMGHIGLRPQAVNVDGGFRAKGRTPEEREKVLQEARDTDAAGAFAIVIEGVAADLAGEITAAVKAPTIGIGASAACDGQILVVDDMLGQFDWSPKFVRRYAALRETISEAAAAYAKDVKSRDFPAPQETYFAK encoded by the coding sequence GTGAGCAGCCATACCCCATCCCCCGTCAAGCGTCTGACCGCGCCGGAAATCTATGCGCGCAAGGGCGGGACGCCTCTGGTCAGCCTAACGGCCTATGACGCGCCGATGGCGGAAATTCTTGACGATCATTGTGACATCCTGCTGGTCGGCGACAGCGTCGGCATGGTGGTGCATGGACTGCCCAATACGATCGGCGTGACGATGGAGATGATGATTTTGCATGGTCAGGCGGTGATGCGGGGGGCCAGACGCGCCTTCGTTGTCGTCGATATGCCGTTCGGTTCCTATGAGGGCGAACCGGAAGTGGCCTTTGCCAATGCGGCTCGCCTGCTGAAAGAAACCGGTGCACAGGCGGTAAAGGTCGAAAGCGGGCCGACCGTTGCCCGCACCATCGCCTATCTGACGCAGCGCGGTATCCCGGTCATGGGGCATATTGGCTTGCGCCCGCAGGCGGTCAATGTCGATGGGGGGTTCCGCGCCAAGGGCCGCACCCCCGAAGAACGCGAAAAAGTCCTTCAGGAAGCCCGCGATACCGACGCGGCCGGGGCTTTTGCCATCGTGATCGAGGGCGTGGCGGCTGATCTGGCCGGAGAGATTACGGCGGCGGTCAAGGCGCCGACCATTGGCATCGGGGCCTCGGCGGCCTGTGACGGGCAGATACTGGTGGTGGATGACATGCTGGGGCAGTTCGACTGGTCCCCCAAATTTGTGCGCCGCTATGCGGCCTTGCGCGAAACCATCAGTGAGGCCGCCGCGGCTTACGCCAAAGATGTCAAAAGCCGCGACTTTCCGGCCCCACAAGAGACATATTTTGCGAAGTAG
- a CDS encoding ArsC family reductase translates to MALTLYGIKNCDTMKKARVWLEGQGQAYAFHDYKVAGIDEAHLKDWSSKVGWQVLLNKAGTTFKALPEADKADIDEAKAIRLILSNPSMIKRPVLDKDGIITVGFKPELYAALFA, encoded by the coding sequence ATGGCCTTGACCCTCTACGGCATCAAAAACTGCGATACGATGAAGAAGGCGCGGGTATGGCTGGAAGGGCAGGGGCAGGCCTATGCCTTTCACGACTATAAGGTCGCGGGAATAGATGAGGCGCATCTGAAGGACTGGTCTTCGAAGGTTGGCTGGCAGGTTCTGCTCAACAAGGCGGGCACGACCTTTAAGGCTTTGCCCGAGGCCGACAAGGCCGACATTGATGAGGCCAAGGCCATCCGCCTGATTCTATCCAACCCGTCGATGATCAAACGCCCAGTGCTGGACAAGGACGGTATAATCACCGTCGGCTTCAAGCCTGAGCTCTATGCGGCCTTGTTTGCGTGA
- the der gene encoding ribosome biogenesis GTPase Der, with product MTLKIAIVGRPNVGKSTLFNRLAGKKLAIVDDQPGVTRDRRYASGHIGDIDLDLIDTAGFEDVADTSLEARMRQQTEKAIEECDVALFVMDAREGVVPLDRIFADILRFKDKPVILIANKAEGHAGFAGAEEAHVLGFGAPLHLSAEHGEGISELYEALEKYRQLIEGDFIADEDEDEDEDTKPVRIAIIGRPNAGKSTLINRLLGEDRLLTGPEAGITRDSISVDWEYEGRKIRLVDTAGLRRKARVQEKLEKLSTADTIRAITFAEVVILVMDQENAFETQDLQIADLVEREGRALIYVISKWDTVEEPQARLHELSEIAERMLPQLRGAPFVALSALNGRGLDRLMPAVLKAYRNWSAKVKTRDLNDWLKLAIQRHPPPAVDGKRIKPKYMAQTKGRPPTFVLFASRAYAMPAHYQRYLINSLRESFDMPGVPIRLSVKANAGVNPFDEGGSKDTSGPPRVRAKPKVKPGEKPAHPNRVKQKPKGMPATPKVVVKARTSRSLGPSTKPGAAAPGGRSKPAGKGKR from the coding sequence ATGACCTTAAAAATCGCCATTGTCGGCCGTCCGAACGTCGGCAAATCCACCCTGTTCAACCGCCTCGCTGGCAAGAAACTGGCCATTGTCGATGACCAGCCCGGCGTGACGCGCGACCGCCGCTACGCTTCGGGCCACATCGGCGACATTGATCTCGACCTCATCGACACCGCCGGTTTTGAGGACGTCGCTGACACCTCGCTGGAAGCGCGGATGCGCCAGCAGACTGAGAAAGCCATCGAGGAATGCGACGTCGCCCTGTTCGTCATGGACGCCCGCGAAGGCGTTGTGCCACTCGATCGCATCTTTGCTGACATCCTGCGCTTCAAGGATAAGCCGGTCATCCTGATCGCCAACAAGGCCGAGGGCCACGCCGGTTTTGCCGGCGCCGAAGAGGCGCACGTTTTGGGCTTCGGCGCGCCGCTGCACCTGTCGGCGGAACATGGTGAGGGGATTTCCGAGCTCTATGAGGCGCTGGAAAAGTACCGCCAACTGATCGAGGGCGATTTCATTGCCGATGAGGACGAAGACGAGGATGAGGACACCAAGCCCGTCCGCATCGCCATCATCGGGCGTCCCAATGCCGGTAAATCGACTCTGATCAACCGGCTGCTGGGCGAAGACCGCCTGCTGACCGGGCCAGAGGCGGGTATTACCCGCGACTCGATCTCGGTCGATTGGGAGTATGAAGGGCGAAAGATCCGCCTCGTCGATACGGCGGGTCTGCGGCGCAAGGCGCGCGTGCAGGAAAAGCTGGAAAAGCTTTCGACCGCTGACACCATCCGCGCCATCACCTTTGCCGAGGTGGTGATCCTGGTCATGGATCAGGAAAATGCCTTTGAAACACAGGACCTTCAGATCGCCGATCTTGTCGAACGTGAAGGCCGGGCTCTGATCTACGTCATCTCCAAATGGGATACGGTCGAAGAGCCGCAGGCGCGCCTGCACGAACTGAGCGAGATCGCCGAGCGCATGTTGCCGCAACTGCGCGGGGCCCCGTTCGTGGCCTTGTCGGCGCTGAACGGGCGTGGTCTCGATCGCCTGATGCCCGCGGTGCTCAAGGCCTATCGCAACTGGTCGGCCAAGGTGAAGACGCGCGACCTCAATGATTGGCTGAAACTGGCCATTCAGCGTCACCCACCCCCCGCTGTAGATGGTAAGCGCATAAAGCCGAAATACATGGCGCAGACCAAGGGGCGTCCGCCCACCTTCGTGCTGTTCGCCAGCCGCGCCTATGCCATGCCGGCTCACTATCAACGCTATCTAATCAACAGCTTGCGTGAATCTTTTGATATGCCGGGCGTGCCCATTCGACTGAGCGTCAAGGCCAATGCCGGGGTCAATCCCTTCGATGAAGGCGGCAGCAAGGACACCAGCGGTCCGCCGCGCGTCCGTGCCAAGCCAAAGGTCAAGCCGGGCGAAAAGCCAGCCCACCCCAACCGCGTCAAGCAAAAGCCCAAGGGCATGCCCGCGACGCCCAAGGTGGTGGTGAAGGCGCGCACCTCGCGCAGCCTTGGGCCTTCAACCAAGCCCGGTGCTGCCGCCCCCGGTGGTCGCAGCAAGCCCGCAGGCAAGGGTAAGCGCTAA
- a CDS encoding PhzF family phenazine biosynthesis protein, with product MSARRFQLVDVFHSGPFSGNPVAVVLDSKGLTTEDMQRITRWFNLSETTFLLPPDTPGADYRVRIFTLDRELPFAGHPTLGSAHAWRLAAGSDKTEVVQQCAVGLVHVRFDGDRPAFAAPPLVRKGPVDAAKRSEIIEVLRIEPNDIVSVEWADNGPGWVLVELASADAVLAVDPLRYLDRRVEIGLVGAHPTGHETAFEIRALFSDATGGIIEDPVTGSLNASVAQCLLADGRATAPYVAAQGTRLGRAGRIHVSQGENNIWIGGETRTLFSGTGSF from the coding sequence ATGAGCGCGCGCCGTTTCCAGTTGGTCGATGTCTTCCATTCCGGGCCGTTCAGCGGCAATCCGGTGGCCGTGGTGCTCGACTCAAAGGGCCTGACGACCGAAGATATGCAACGCATCACGCGCTGGTTCAACCTGTCGGAAACGACCTTCCTGCTACCGCCAGATACGCCCGGCGCCGATTACCGCGTGCGTATCTTTACGCTGGACCGTGAACTGCCATTCGCTGGTCATCCGACGCTGGGCTCAGCCCATGCGTGGCGTCTGGCTGCCGGTTCGGACAAGACCGAGGTGGTTCAGCAATGCGCAGTCGGTCTGGTCCACGTGCGCTTTGACGGCGACCGACCGGCTTTTGCCGCGCCGCCACTGGTACGCAAGGGCCCGGTCGATGCGGCCAAACGGTCCGAAATTATCGAGGTGCTGCGCATCGAACCGAACGACATCGTCAGCGTCGAATGGGCCGACAACGGCCCCGGCTGGGTGCTGGTGGAACTGGCCTCGGCCGACGCCGTGCTCGCCGTCGATCCGTTGCGTTATCTGGATCGCCGCGTTGAAATCGGTCTGGTCGGCGCGCATCCGACGGGTCACGAAACGGCCTTTGAAATCCGTGCCCTGTTCAGCGACGCCACGGGCGGCATTATCGAAGACCCGGTGACGGGCTCTCTCAATGCCTCGGTCGCCCAGTGCCTGCTAGCCGATGGTCGTGCCACCGCGCCCTATGTGGCGGCTCAGGGGACGAGGCTGGGCCGCGCCGGGCGCATCCACGTGTCGCAAGGCGAAAACAATATCTGGATAGGCGGCGAAACCCGCACCCTGTTCAGCGGCACCGGAAGCTTTTGA